The Henckelia pumila isolate YLH828 chromosome 2, ASM3356847v2, whole genome shotgun sequence genome includes a window with the following:
- the LOC140877861 gene encoding protein FAR1-RELATED SEQUENCE 5-like, which translates to MSPQYENMTFIEKDCGNFIDKVRRLRLGKEDATAIHIYFEKNNNQSPGFYFSIDYDEDGRLKNIFWADKRCRLAYKEFGDVVTFDTTYLTNNYDMPFSPFLGVNNHGQSTLLGCGLIAGEDTDTFVWLFQTCLDCMENQPPKESCLKSLGITKKKDSIFKDIHNYVYESLNPEEFVQSWFATGDKYNLHENDCESMNAFFDGYVHSKTNLTQFVEQYERALSSKLEKEFQADFHSYSQLIPCVSAYDIEKQFQASYTMDKFREF; encoded by the exons atgTCCCCACAATATGAAAACATGACTTTCATTGAAAAGGATTGTGGGAACTTCATTGATAAGGTTAGAAGACTAAGGTTGGGAAAAGAAGATGCAACTGCTATTCATATAtactttgaaaaaaataataatcagagTCCTGGTTTCTACTTCTCTATTGATTATGATGAGGATGGTCgccttaaaaatatattttgggcTGATAAAAGATGTAGACTAGCGTACAAAGAATTCGGTGATGTTGTAACATTCGATACAACTTACTTGACAAACAATTATGATATGCCATTTTCTCCTTTTTTGGGTGTTAATAATCATGGACAATCGACCCTTCTTGGATGTGGTTTGATTGCAGGTGAGGATACTGACACTTTTGTATGGTTATTTCAGACGTGTCTTGACTGCATGGAGAATCAACCTCCCAAAG AAAGTTGCCTAAAAAGTTTGGGTATCACAAAGAAAAAGGATTCTATTTTTAAGGATATACACAATTATGTATACGAATCATTAAATCCTGAGGAATTTGTTCAGTCTTGGTTTGCAACGGGTGACAAGTACAATTTGCACGAAAATGATTG TGAGAGCATGAATGCTTTCTTCGATGGGTATGTGCATTCTAAAACCAACTTGACACAATTTGTTGAACAATATGAGCGAGCTTTGAGTAGCAAATTAGAGAAAGAGTTTCAAGCAGATTTTCATTCATATTCCCAGTTGATTCCTTGTGTCAGTGCATATGATATAGAGAAGCAATTTCAAGCTTCATATACTATGGACAAATTCAGAGAATTCTAG
- the LOC140882718 gene encoding U-box domain-containing protein 40-like → MGGDGKPWRWRISFHRPSSAAAAAVPPSEFVCPISKSLMFEPTIISSGQTFERMSVQVCSDLGFIPTLPDASKPDFSTVIPNLALKTAIQNWCSKSGWPRPNPPVYSDIESIVCSLMGSSSTSKNLDSSANRVTDRELLKGVEEIPQVLFSHAATEPNSRNFSSSSCSDDSVITITSPLSHLRARPSCFTSSSLSSPSTSSEFIPGEASVNGVDDNFASKIQSLDVYDREQALIWVRETTKTDEESRVTLCTEKLLSALKLALISPFAALQKNAAATLVNLSIEKRNKIKIVRAGIVPLLIELLRNGSDESREHAAGAIFSLSIENENRTTIGVLGALQPLMHAIRSGSQRCRLDSASALYHLTQVQSNRVKMVKLGAVGVLLGMLEDTELAARVVLVLCNLAACDPGRSALLEAGGVGSLLKVLRMGNGVNSESTRENCVAVLYLLSFGSLRFKGLARDAGAVEVLEEVAKTGSELAKEQSRKILEGLRRGEAETEEVDWEAVMKGGVGHAGYRVGRRHGRNSTEF, encoded by the coding sequence ATGGGTGGAGATGGAAAACCCTGGCGATGGAGGATCTCTTTCCACCGGCCGtcctccgccgccgccgccgctgTTCCACCTTCAGAATTCGTATGCCCCATTTCCAAGTCCTTGATGTTCGAACCCACCATTATTTCTTCCGGCCAGACCTTCGAGCGCATGTCAGTGCAAGTGTGCAGTGATTTGGGATTCATTCCCACGCTCCCCGACGCCTCGAAGCCGGATTTCTCGACGGTGATTCCTAATTTAGCCCTCAAGACCGCCATTCAAAACTGGTGCTCGAAATCCGGGTGGCCTCGTCCAAACCCACCTGTGTATTCGGATATCGAGTCCATTGTCTGTTCTCTCATGGGTTCTTCTTCTACTTCCAAGAATCTTGATAGCTCGGCGAATCGGGTTACAGATAGGGAATTGTTGAAGGGAGTTGAGGAAATCCCTCAGGTTTTATTCTCACATGCCGCGACGGAACCAAATTCTCGAAATTTTTCGTCTTCTTCCTGTTCTGATGATTCTGTAATCACCATTACGTCGCCGCTATCGCATCTCAGAGCTCGCCCTTCTTGTTTTACTTCTTCGTCTTTATCTTCCCCTTCTACATCATCAGAATTCATTCCGGGGGAGGCCTCGGTGAATGGTGTTGACGATAATTTTGCGAGCAAGATTCAGAGTTTGGATGTTTATGACCGAGAACAGGCTCTCATATGGGTAAGGGAAACCACTAAAACTGATGAAGAATCGAGAGTCACGCTCTGCACGGAGAAGCTGTTGTCTGCTTTAAAGCTGGCGTTGATTTCACCTTTTGCCGCCTTGCAGAAGAACGCTGCGGCAACTTTGGTGAACCTTTCGATCGAAAAGCGTAACAAGATCAAGATTGTGAGAGCCGGGATCGTCCCTCTGTTGATCGAGCTTCTGAGGAACGGCTCCGATGAATCGAGGGAACACGCCGCCGGGGCCATATTCAGTTTATCGATTGAAAACGAAAACAGGACCACGATCGGGGTGCTTGGAGCTTTGCAGCCACTGATGCACGCGATAAGATCCGGTAGCCAGCGCTGCCGCCTCGACTCGGCATCGGCGCTGTATCACTTGACACAGGTGCAGAGCAATAGAGTTAAGATGGTGAAGCTTGGAGCTGTGGGGGTTTTGTTGGGAATGTTGGAGGATACAGAATTGGCAGCCCGTGTGGTCCTCGTGTTGTGCAACTTGGCGGCGTGCGATCCCGGCAGATCGGCGTTGTTGGAAGCCGGTGGAGTGGGGAGTTTGCTCAAGGTTTTGAGAATGGGAAATGGAGTAAACTCCGAGTCGACTCGGGAAAACTGTGTCGCAGTCCTGTATCTGCTGAGTTTCGGAAGCTTGAGGTTCAAGGGGTTGGCGAGGGACGCGGGCGCCGTGGAAGTGTTGGAGGAAGTGGCGAAAACAGGGAGCGAGCTGGCCAAGGAGCAGTCGCGGAAGATTTTGGAGGGTTTACGGCGTGGGGAGGCGGAGACGGAGGAGGTGGATTGGGAGGCTGTGATGAAGGGAGGAGTGGGTCACGCCGGGTATCGAGTTGGGCGGCGACACGGCCGTAACTCAACCGAGTTTTGA